In Xenopus laevis strain J_2021 chromosome 2S, Xenopus_laevis_v10.1, whole genome shotgun sequence, a genomic segment contains:
- the htr1f.S gene encoding 5-hydroxytryptamine receptor 1F, with amino-acid sequence MDIENFTDYNCTSEHLQKGITGKILISLTLSILTLMTMAINSLVIAAIIVTRKLHHPANYLICSLAVTDFLVAVLVMPFSIMYIMKETWIMGQAICDIWLSVDITCCTCSILHLLAIALDRYRAITDAVEYARKRTSKHAAFMIAVVWIISIFISMPPLFWRHQALNKEDECIIKHDHIVFTIYSTFGAFYIPLALILILYYKIYKAAKTLYHKRSVSRVEREQNGQVLLEATTTLCIAEKSFSEHSTDFDKIHITVRNAKFEMKQEKAYRRQKISSTRERKAATTLGLILGAFVICWLPFFVKEVIVNICEACYISDDMSNFLGWLGYLNSLINPLIYTIFNEDFKKAFQKLMRCRHCH; translated from the coding sequence atggaTATAGAGAACTTTACGGATTACAACTGCACTTCAGAACATCTACAAAAAGGGATCACAGGCAAAATCCTTATTTCGCTTACTCTGTCTATTTTGACTTTGATGACAATGGCCATAAATTCCCTTGTAATCGCTGCTATAATCGTGACACGGAAACTACATCACCCTGCCAACTATTTAATATGTTCCCTAGCCGTTACAGATTTTCTAGTTGCTGTTTTGGTGATGCCTTTTAGCATCATGTACATCATGAAAGAAACGTGGATTATGGGCCAAGCGATATGCGATATTTGGTTGAGTGTTGACATTACATGTTGTACATGCTCCATATTGCATCTACTGGCTATTGCTCTTGACCGGTATCGAGCTATCACTGATGCTGTGGAGTACGCAAGAAAGAGAACGTCTAAGCATGCTGCATTCATGATTGCTGTGGTGTGGATCATTTCCATATTTATTTCAATGCCTCCTTTATTTTGGCGCCACCAGGCACTCAACAAAGAAGACGAATGCATCATCAAACATGACCACATTGTATTTACTATTTATTCTACTTTTGGAGCATTTTATATTCCATTAGCCCTAATTTTAATCCTGTATTACAAAATTTATAAGGCAGCCAAAACATTATATCACAAAAGGAGTGTTAGCAGAGTAGAAAGAGAACAAAATGGACAGGTTCTTTTGGAGGCAACTACTACTTTATGCATTGCAGAAAAATCTTTTTCTGAGCATTCCACGGATTTTGACAAAATTCACATCACGGTGAGGAATGCAAAGTTTGAAATGAAGCAAGAAAAAGCTTACAGAAGGCAAAAAATTTCCAGTACAAGAGAACGTAAAGCTGCAACAACTTTAGGACTGATTTTGGGAGCCTTTGTTATATGCTGGCTGCCATTTTTTGTAAAGGAAGTCATTGTTAATATTTGTGAAGCATGTTACATCTCTGATGATATGTCCAATTTCCTTGGATGGCTCGGATACCTCAATTCCCTAATCAACCCTCTcatttatacaatttttaatGAAGACTTTAAAAAAGCATTCCAGAAACTCATGCGATGCAGGCATTGTCATTAA